The genomic DNA ATGATGGCTCCCACCGGCTATCTCGCGGAATACGACCTCATGCTGCGCTCGGGAATCGACCCTGAGAAAGACCTTTCATATTACGCAATCCCCTCAGGCTCCTTCAAACATGAGAAGGTAATCTACGGAGTACTTTTCGACAAATTCGACGTCGCTGCCGCGCCGGCCCTCGACCTAGAGGTGATGGCAAAGGAGGGAAAGATCTCTCCCGACGACTTCGTCATCCTTGGTCAGACACCCATAATACCCTACTGTACGTTCGGAGTTGCCAAGGGAGCGGACCCCAAACTTGCCGAGAAGGTCCGCAAGGCGCTCCTTGAACTGAAGCCTTCCGACACGGTGGAAGTCGATGGTGAAAAGGTCAAGGTACTTAAGGCAGCATGGATCGACGGTTATGAAGAACTACCCGACAAGGAGTACGACCCGATCCGGGAAATGGCCAAGCGTGTCAACATGCCCCCCTATCAGAAGTTCTGAGATGTTCAGCGATTCCACCGACAAGCTTATTGCAGCGTTCCTTCTTGCCACAGCGGCGGGGCTTGTCGGCGTGCTTCTTTTTGACACCGGCGACCGCGCGGGCTCCAGAGCCTCGCGTACAGATAAGGCAATGGAGCGGCAGATCGCAAGCCGGGCACGGGCAGCACTTCTGCAGCAGCTGTATGCCCCGGTGGACGAACTCCGAGCAGCCGGGCAGTTCCAGGCAGCACTCCTCAAACTGGACGAAGTAGGACGCTCATATCCGGGCGAAGCTCACGGGAGCATCCTGCAGGGTGAGATCCTTTTGCATATGGGTGCTGTGAACGAGGCTGCAGCCAGTTTCGTCAGAGGGGTGAAGCTGAATGGCGAGTACGTTGACAGGAAGAGCCCCCTCTCCCGCCGCCAGCAGATAGAAAAGCTTGTGCAGGAAGGATTGAAACCCGCGAGCGGGAGCGTGACTTCAGCCTCATCCCGCGCGGCCCTGCAGAAAGACCTGTTTTATCTTCAGAGCCGGCTGGCTGGAGGGTGTGAATGAGGTTTCCGGACCGGCACCTATGGCTTATTCTGGCATCAGGAGCCCTTCTGGGTCTCTTCGGCATACTCTTGAGCCTGTGGGGGAACCCCGAAAATTCGGGAATTTGTGTCTCCTGTTTCATCGAGAACAGCGCCGGAGCTCTCGGTTTCCACTCCAATCCGAGGATGCAGTACCTCCGTCCGGAACTGATAGGCTTCGTGCTCGGTTCCCTTGCCTGCGCCAGCATCTTTAGTGAATTTCGTCCGCGGGGAGGAAGCGCCTCGCTCACCAGACTCATTTCCGGTATTTTTCTCATAGTGGGCTGCGCCATCTTTATAGGATGCCCTATCAAGCTGTTCCTGCGCCTTGCGGCAGGGGACCTGACTGCTCTCGCTGGAGTGGCAGGCCTCGCTGCAGGGGTATGGGGGGGGATTCGTCTCTCTGCTGCCGGCGTAGTCGTTGGCTCCCACAGCCGCGAGGGGGGGGCGGCCGGAGGACTGATGGTGCCGGCGGCTTTTATGCTCCTTCTCCTTTTCTTGTTTGTCCGCCCGTCGTTTATTCTTTCTTCCGAAACGGGGAGCGGAGCGCAGTACGCCCCGCAGCTCCTTTCCCTGGCCGCAGGATTGCTTCTTGGGGCACTGGCGCAGCGAAGCCGATTCTGCATCACCGGAAGCCTCCGGGATGTGTTGCTCATGGGGGTGCGGGCACCGCTCCTGTGGGGGATGTTGACCTTTGCCGGAACGGCGCTGGCCGCAGCTGTCGTCACCGGAAGTTTTAATCTCGGGTTCTACGGCCAGCCGGGGGCTCATTCCGACCATTTATGGAGCTTTCTCGGGATGGGGCTGGTGGGGGCGATTTCGGTCGTTATCGGCGGATGTCCGTTCCGGCAGCTGGTGAAAGCCGGGGAAGGGGACGCAGACGCGGGAATGACGGTGGTGGGCATGTTCGTAGGGGGAGCCTTGGTGCAGTCGTGGGAGATAGCCGCGACAGCCGCCGGGGTGCCACTCTATGGAAAGGTCGCCGTCCTCGCTGGTATTTTCTTCCTGCTGGGTATCTCTCTTCTGGTGCGGGTACGTCCCGGCCTGGGTCCGGCCAGGATGGCCGGCAGCATTAAATCAGAATAAGTTGTGTATTTCCCGTAAAGCCGTTACTCTGGTGGCGGCGAAAAGCCGCCGGTGGCGGCACCACTGCAAAAGGAGTTTTTGACATGAAATGGCAATCCCAATGGCTTACCCTCGCTTCGATGCTCCTGCTCCCCGCGGCAGGTTACTGTTTTGCCGGTTACTCAGCGAAACCACCCAGGGAAGCGGCTCCAGCTGTGTCTCCTGAAGCGGCTGCAGCATCGGAAGCGCAACCTAAGGCGGATAACGAGGAAAAACGTCCCACGCATGTGGGGAAAGTACTCGAAACCATGCATGGTGGTGAGTATACCTACATCAAGCTCGAAAAAGCCAATGGGGAAACAAAATGGTTTGCGGTTCCTGTGGCCGAGGTGAAGGTGGGGGATCAGGTGGAGCTCATGCAGGGAATGGAGATGGGCCAGTTCAAAAGCAAGGCCCTCAACCGTACATTTGAAAGCATCAACTTTTCTGGTGGCGTAATTGTCAAGGAGGACGACGAAACCATCAAGAAGA from Geobacter sp. DSM 9736 includes the following:
- the yedE gene encoding YedE family putative selenium transporter; its protein translation is MRFPDRHLWLILASGALLGLFGILLSLWGNPENSGICVSCFIENSAGALGFHSNPRMQYLRPELIGFVLGSLACASIFSEFRPRGGSASLTRLISGIFLIVGCAIFIGCPIKLFLRLAAGDLTALAGVAGLAAGVWGGIRLSAAGVVVGSHSREGGAAGGLMVPAAFMLLLLFLFVRPSFILSSETGSGAQYAPQLLSLAAGLLLGALAQRSRFCITGSLRDVLLMGVRAPLLWGMLTFAGTALAAAVVTGSFNLGFYGQPGAHSDHLWSFLGMGLVGAISVVIGGCPFRQLVKAGEGDADAGMTVVGMFVGGALVQSWEIAATAAGVPLYGKVAVLAGIFFLLGISLLVRVRPGLGPARMAGSIKSE
- a CDS encoding phosphate/phosphite/phosphonate ABC transporter substrate-binding protein — protein: MVDSTSAGGWARLRRTILLLAVLLLITIGGCDRQEGGRKVRIGYMNCNSEQETMARFLPLTRYLSEKTGVEFVAVPVDTHDYEKRFKAGEFTFTHTNSLLYIILQHHYQLGLLATEKRGRFGARTAGSIIARKGSGINKLADIKGKSMIFGPMMAPTGYLAEYDLMLRSGIDPEKDLSYYAIPSGSFKHEKVIYGVLFDKFDVAAAPALDLEVMAKEGKISPDDFVILGQTPIIPYCTFGVAKGADPKLAEKVRKALLELKPSDTVEVDGEKVKVLKAAWIDGYEELPDKEYDPIREMAKRVNMPPYQKF
- a CDS encoding DNA-binding protein, which codes for MKWQSQWLTLASMLLLPAAGYCFAGYSAKPPREAAPAVSPEAAAASEAQPKADNEEKRPTHVGKVLETMHGGEYTYIKLEKANGETKWFAVPVAEVKVGDQVELMQGMEMGQFKSKALNRTFESINFSGGVIVKEDDETIKKKAHKGIVADAAKDGASAEPIKVERATGADSYTIAEVFQKKGELAGRKVVVRGKVVKVSEGIMGKNWVHLRDGSGDAAKGTHNLIATTQEVPAVGDTITLKGDFFRDKDFGSGYLYDVIVENATFTK